The region AAACTCAGTTTCAGGTATATCTAGATGCTCTGTGGGGACTCGCAGGTAGACAAAATCTGAGTTGTTGTAGAAAAGGTGTTTAAGGATGTCCGAGCCGGAGCCCGGCAAGGTTGTGATGACCACAGTGGGCAAAGGGAAACGATGCTGGTCATACAGTCTCAGTTGTTTGCTGAGTTCAGGGTCAGTGGTAGCGCTTTTCCACTTAACCCCACATAGTAGCTGATCACAGCTGTTTGAGACAAAAAGGAGCTCAATGATCCACAGCATTAGCACAGAGAACAGGGCGTAGCGCATTAGCCTGGTGAAGCAGACATAAAATTTGCGCTGCAGGGTCAGAAAGCCAATCGCAACGCACAATATCACTCCTGCTATCACATTCACCGTGAATCCAAAGTCAAACAGCTGATTGTCTACTGTCGTTTGTTTGGGCACAAGCTGGGCTCCCAGGCCATAGCGGATAATCTGATATCTGTCTTCAACTTTGGCATAACCCCCAAAGCCTAAATAGCCTGAACGTGCCCCTATGTCTTTGTAGTTTGTCGCAATGGAGATGATTTTTTCAGTATTATTAACAATAACAGAGATTCgcaagccatttttgttgttgtcaaTAAAGCGACAGTTGGAGATTAGAACATAAGGCCCGTGCATGATGTAGGCCATTCGGCTTACTGTACCCCTCACAGGAAAAGTGACATTGACAAACTGCGTCCATCTTTTTTTAAACTCCGCTGCCTGTTCCGCCTCCTGTATCCTTGTGTTCGGGCTATAGCCCTGGCTGTCAAACCAGAACATTTTGTAATGGGCATCCCATACATCCATCAAAGCCCCATTGTACCTGTCCATATACCTGTGAGCTACATACTTAAAATCAATGTCCAAGTTGTGGAAAAATGCACTAAGACTGTTCACTGGTGAGTCGTCCAATTTCTCCACATGGTCAACCACCAGGAGAGTCTGAGAGTTGAGGAGCACCAGGGCCCTGTACACACTTTTTAGCCTCATGGCTGGGGAATATGCTCCAGCAGCCTCACCGCTAACAAACATAGTGTCTCTGTGTGAGGAAGCTGCTATCACCTCTCCTGCGGAGTCTCCCACCCCCTCATCAGTATAGCGCAACCACTTGGCGCACTCTCCGAGCTGCCCCTCCCAGGGGGCATTGCACTGACTTGTTGGGGAAGGATTAAAGACTAGCACATTGTTCAAGTAGCTATATTTTGGACCATACAGTGCCTCAGATACAAATACTTGTCCATTAGGGGCAAAGGTAAATGAATTTTGGTCTGGGTGCTCGTGGCCAGGGTTGAAACTGTTCCAGCCATCTACCCATGAGTAAGGCTTAGCATGGACAATGTCAAACACAGCCCGTCCACCCAGCTTACCTGATTTAAAAGATACAAAAGTGTTACCCTGGGCAATTGGTAGCCCAGCTCCATAAGTCACTACACCCCAGTTTGAGAAAATATGCATGTTAGCTCTGCCGTAGCCATGTGGTGGCTGTGGTGTCAGATGGGCATCATACCAGATGAATTCTGTGTGGAGGGTGGTCCATCTCTGGGCTGAGGACTGACCCATCGGACCGTCTTTCGGTCTGTGCTTCCTGATTTGTTGTGCTAGCCAGTTACCCGTGCCGTTCCTCATTACAAACGCGTCTAAGAAAACTAATTGGCTCTCAGGTCCATAAAACCAATTGTAATTAGAGTCCCCTATACCTACTGTCCTCTGAAAACCTGGGAGCAAAGTGGCGTAGTAAAACCAGAAATGAGTGCGGAGCCAATTGTTCTGGGTGTTGTCGATGCTGAAATGGCGCTGGGCCAGGAACACGTACTGTGTAATCGACTTTGCAGTGTAGCTCCCGTACGCCACCCCCTCATCTAACGACCCATCCACAACGTGGTTCAAGAGAAACATGGTCTTCTCCAtataattcacacacacctgtttccACACCATAGTCTCTGGATCGTCATGCACACCCACCACAATGGCACCAGTCAGAATGGCTAAAATGTTGGTGGTCTGATGGTTCTGAAGGAACTGTTTCCCCCATCCTCTGTACTTTGATGTCTCATACAACTCTGCAGTCTCTCTGCGGATCCTCTTGAGGTAAAGATCCCGTCGCTGCTGGTCCAGAGAGGAGTAAATGAAGTCAAAAGCTGTAGCAAACCCCGTGAGCGAATGAGCCACGGGCACTTCGTCGTTGGGTGCACTTGTAACTTTCCAGTCAGGGTATTCTGCCATCCGGTCCATAAATTTAATCAGGAACTGTAAAGCAGCAGAGTCCTCTGGACAGAGTAAACAGTAGAGAGCCAGAGGTGGCAGGTTATTACCATAGATCTCGTTCCACTTGCTGCTGAACTCGTCGTGCTTCGTGGGTGGCAGGTAAAGAGGAACGTTGGACAGCATAGTCAGCACAGCCGCCCGGATGACTTTGAAAATGTGGCTGTGAGTTGTAGTGGATCTCTGTCTCATGGGCTGTATGTCCACTTGGTTAAAGTACAAGTTCGGGTGCAAATTAGTGGCTTGGAGTTTCCGGAGCTCTGGTGCCTGGTTTTCAGAAAGTTGGAACTGGTCAAGTTCACTAAAAATATCCTTGTCTGAGGCATTGAAAAGCCCAGAGAAAGCAGTTCCCACCGCTAAGAGTGTCAGTAAAAACATGGAGCATGCCATGTAAGTCCAGGCATCTTTTCTGCAAGCCATTGTgcaaaagaatatatatatatatatattaccttTTCACCTCTTTCTTAAAGCTGTATGACTAGAAAATGACCAGACTAATTTGGCTTTTCTTCAGTAGTGTCTTTTGGAGGCATATTATTTGAAGAGTTTCATTCCAAAATGCTGTATTCCCATTGATAACAAACGTGGATATTACCAGTTTATGAAAAATAACAGGTGATTGGAAATTAAAAATGCACATTAATTCCTCTGATTAAAGTTCCATTAATCCAAATATATCATtgacatgtttttttgtgaCTCAATACTATGTATAACTTGAGAGTAAAGACATTTCTAAAAAGTAGTCTGCAGTGCATTTTGGAACAAAATCTTTCATTTATTCTCACTTCCTCTTTCTAAATTTAAATTTCTTTGAGCACTTCAATATTAGTGACTTTGTCTTTggttttcttactttttttaCTAGCTCTCTGTATGCTATATTTATAGTTATTCTTATAGAATCATTAATACATAAATTGTCCCTTGAACACAGCTATGGACAATTAATGATCTTCTCAGAGGTGAAAAATCCTTCTATGCCAGAACTTACATGAGCTACCGTCCATCAGTTCAAAACAGCCAAAAGAAATGATAAATCATATTATCCACGTTTGTATTCCGTAAGTGCTCCGAGAGGTGCTCTCATAGAAGAAACAGTTCAAATAAAAAGCGTCCAACGTGAAGTCCATCAGTGATACAGTGagctttttcttgttttatttggtGGATATGATGTTTCTGATGCTGATACTGACAGAGTCCAGACGCAAACATTGCCTTCTAGTATTGATTttccctcaaaaaaaaaactagacaGTCCCTCAGCCCCAGTCACCGTCCGGTCCAATTCCACAACCCCTCAGCTGACTGGTTCCTCTCGCCGGAGAGAGAACGTAAATAAACCCGCCTAGCCTCCGGAACATATCCAGAACATTACAgcgttacattacattacagtttGGACTCCAGCGTTCCGTTTCGTGTCCCACAGCCGCAGAAACATGTTCCACCGTTCTCACGTTGATATCACGATGCCCG is a window of Hoplias malabaricus isolate fHopMal1 chromosome 1, fHopMal1.hap1, whole genome shotgun sequence DNA encoding:
- the LOC136669117 gene encoding dermatan-sulfate epimerase-like protein, which translates into the protein MACRKDAWTYMACSMFLLTLLAVGTAFSGLFNASDKDIFSELDQFQLSENQAPELRKLQATNLHPNLYFNQVDIQPMRQRSTTTHSHIFKVIRAAVLTMLSNVPLYLPPTKHDEFSSKWNEIYGNNLPPLALYCLLCPEDSAALQFLIKFMDRMAEYPDWKVTSAPNDEVPVAHSLTGFATAFDFIYSSLDQQRRDLYLKRIRRETAELYETSKYRGWGKQFLQNHQTTNILAILTGAIVVGVHDDPETMVWKQVCVNYMEKTMFLLNHVVDGSLDEGVAYGSYTAKSITQYVFLAQRHFSIDNTQNNWLRTHFWFYYATLLPGFQRTVGIGDSNYNWFYGPESQLVFLDAFVMRNGTGNWLAQQIRKHRPKDGPMGQSSAQRWTTLHTEFIWYDAHLTPQPPHGYGRANMHIFSNWGVVTYGAGLPIAQGNTFVSFKSGKLGGRAVFDIVHAKPYSWVDGWNSFNPGHEHPDQNSFTFAPNGQVFVSEALYGPKYSYLNNVLVFNPSPTSQCNAPWEGQLGECAKWLRYTDEGVGDSAGEVIAASSHRDTMFVSGEAAGAYSPAMRLKSVYRALVLLNSQTLLVVDHVEKLDDSPVNSLSAFFHNLDIDFKYVAHRYMDRYNGALMDVWDAHYKMFWFDSQGYSPNTRIQEAEQAAEFKKRWTQFVNVTFPVRGTVSRMAYIMHGPYVLISNCRFIDNNKNGLRISVIVNNTEKIISIATNYKDIGARSGYLGFGGYAKVEDRYQIIRYGLGAQLVPKQTTVDNQLFDFGFTVNVIAGVILCVAIGFLTLQRKFYVCFTRLMRYALFSVLMLWIIELLFVSNSCDQLLCGVKWKSATTDPELSKQLRLYDQHRFPLPTVVITTLPGSGSDILKHLFYNNSDFVYLRVPTEHLDIPETEFEFDSLVDACEWTKSDAQSGRFKIIQGWLHSLVHNTHLHLQNIPLYETNRAKQIQRAGPLHDKRKRMRRREPLAEMKGRVRASSDRDAEYVREMRRHTGEYPNARLVLNLRSGSWALKLPFIQEVIGPSLRAIYVVRDPRAWIYVMLYNSKPSLYSLKNIPQHLALMFKEDITRERCPAFASEFRMLWRLLSRSEANPVLLLAHLWLAHTAAVFRVTATLPEEAYLQVRFEDVVNFPEDMAERIHTFLGVPVTPSALNQLMFTTSTNLYNLMYEGDISPASINIWRKNMPRKDIRLIEDTCGFMMKRLGYSRFSS